GCGATGGCGATGCCGAACCTGACGCCGTCACAGCCGGGCAAGACGGTCGTCGCAGCAGGTAGCGGCGTGTACAAGAGCGGAGCGGCGGCAGCGGTAGGCGTGACGCACCGTTCGCGTAACGGCAAGTGGCTGACCAACGGCGCCTTGTCCGTGACGTCGACGGGTGACGCAGGTGCACGAGTGCAGGTTGGCTACGAGTTCTAAGCGGAGCCCGAGACGTTCGGCCGTACTCGAGTATCAAGTGGCGCAGGTTTAAGCGCGGTTGGCTGATAGCAGCCATCCGCGCTTTTTTGTTGGTGTTCCGCTGCGGGTCTTGTCGCCAGATTTGAGTCGGCCGTAGCGACGTACTCGAAAACGACCCGCGCCTGGGCGCTACGGATGATCGGCCGCCGGATTATCCGCACTGCGCCGATCTTTCGCGGCCGCCGGCGGCTCAGTCACAAACCCGATCCGCTCCAACCCCGCCTGCTGCGCCGCGCCCATCACCTGCGCGATCACCTCATACTGCGTGGTCCTTGCCGCGCGCAAGTGAATCTCCGGCTGGTCCTTCTGCTTTCCTGCTTCGTTAAACCGCTCGCGCATCTGGTCGAGCGTAACTGGCTTGTCATCCCAATAGATCTTGCCCGCCGCATCAATGGAAAGCGTCACGGTTTGCGGCGTCTCCCGCGCCTCCGACGCGCTCACGCGCGGCAAATCCAGTCTGATCGCATGGGTGAACAGTGGCGCCGTGATGATGAAGATCACCAGCAGCACCAGCATCACGTCGATCAGCGGCGTCATGTTGATGTCCGCCATCGGCGCCGCTGTCTTGTGCTTGTCGAGTCCGCCGAATGCCATGTCGTGGTTCTCCGCGTGGTTGCGGGATTGCGCCGATGTCCGGAATTGAGTTACCGGTGCGCCGCCGTGCTGCGGCGCGTCGCATGCTCCGCCGCATCACGCGGCCGTTCCGCTGGCGCACAAACATATGTGTGAAGATCATGAGCAAATCCGTCGAGTTCCTCCGACAGTTGCCGCACGAGCCGCCCCAGCACGTTATACGCAAGCACCGCCGGAATCGCGACAACCAGCCCGAACGCAGTCATGATCAGCGCCTCGCCCACCGGCCCGGCGACATTCTCGATCATCGCCTGCCCGCTCTCCGCAATGCTGCCGAGCGCGTGATAAATGCCCCACACGGTGCCCAGCAAGCCGACAAACGGTGCCGTGCTGCCCACCGACGCCAGCAGCACCTGCCCAAATTCGAGCCGCCGCTGCGACCGGCTAAGCGCCTCGCGCAGCGCCCGCAGCACACGCTCGCTGCGCTCGACGCGCGCCAGCATCGCGCCCGGCGTTTCGATTTCCGACGCGCGCAGCGCCGCTTCGGCAAGCGGCGTAAAGATGCGCTCGCTGTCCGTGCGCCGCAGCGCGGCAACCCCTTCGGATAACGTAGACGTCTGCCAGAAAATGGCGATCGCGCGCGGCGCTTGCCGCTTCGCGCGCCCGAGCATCCAGCCTTTGACGAGCAGAAAACACCAGCTGGCAATCGACATCGCCGCCAGCACGTAGGCGACGCCATGCGTGATCGCGTCGCTGGTTTGCAGGTAGTGGAGAATGCCGGGGCTTGCCATCTGACCTCGCTATTCAAGAACGCGCGCTTACCGCGGTATGGCGATACGATGTTGCCGCGTCACTGCATTAGCGCAGCCCGAGCACGTCCTGCATATCGTACAGACCGCGCTCGCGCCCCGCGAGAAAGCGCACCGCGCGCAGCGCCCCTTGCGCATACGACAACCGGCTCGCCGATTTGTGCGTAATTTCGATGCGCTCACCGGTGCCCGCAAACAGCACGGTATGGTCGCCGACAATATCGCCGCCGCGAATCGCCGAAAAACCTATCGTCGATGGATCGCGCTCACCGGTCACGCCATGCCGACCATACACCGCGCAATCGTCGAGCGTGCGGCCGAGCGCATCGGCGATCGTTTCACCCATCATCAACGCGGTGCCGGACGGCGCGTCGACCTTATGACGATGATGCGCCTCGATAATCTCGATGTCGTAGCCTTGCGCGAAATGGCGCGCGGCGAATTCGAGCAGCTTCAGCGTGACATTGACGCCCACGCTCATGTTCGACGAAAACACGATGCCGGTCTTCTCGGCCGCCGCACGCAGTTGCGCTTTTTGCGGCTCATCGAAACCGGTCGTGCCGATAACGAGCTTCACGTTGTGACGCGTCGCCGCGTCGACATGCGCGATCGTCCCTTCGGGACGCGTGAAGTCGATCAGAAAATCCGACTTCGCGAGCACGCCGTCGATATCGTCCGACAACACGACGCCCGTCTGCTTGCCGAGGAATGTGCCCGCGTCCTGACCCAATTGCGGCGTACCGGTGCGATCGAGCGCGCCCGAAAGCGTCATGTCAGATTCGTTGAGAACGGTTTCGATGAGCATGCGGCCCATACGGCCCGATGCGCCGGCAATGGCAATGTTCATGGCTGACTCGGTAACGTGTCTCGCGACGTGACGCGGCATGGGATCTGACAGCCGCGCCGCTGCATGTTCGGCAATACGGGAACGGACCGCTAAATGGACCGCGGAAAGCGGACCACACACGCCGGACCCTGCAAGGCGGACCAGAAAAGGCGCCGCCCGTTCCCGACAATCAGATAATCACGACGCCGGCTGCGATTGCGGCTGCGCCGGCGTCTGCGGATTGCTGCTCTGCGGACCGGTCGGCCCGACTGGGTTGTCCTGCGGCACGCCCTGAATTTGCGGCGGCGGCGGACGCTGGAAGTGGAACTGCGGCTGCCCCGGCGCCGTCGCCCCTTGCGGCACGCCACCGTTCGACTGCGGCGTACCCGCGCGCACCGATGGCGTCGTACCGGGAGCCGGCGCCGGCACCGCGTTGGTCAGCCGGTTCGCTGCCTGTGCCGCCTGCGCGTTCGGGTCTTCTGCCGGCAAGCTGCCTGCCTGCGCCGCTTCGGCGGTGGGTGAAAGCACCGTGTCCGGCGATGGCGTAGCAGGCGGCTGCGAAGCCGCCGCAACGCCCGCGGCCGAGGCCGCAACGGAAGCCGCCGCGGCCGGCGCGCTCGCTGCGCTTGCCGCAACCGCTGTCACGCGCTTCTTCTTGCCCGACTTATCGCCGTCGATATCGGCGAGCAGCTCGAGATTCGACGGCAGATCTTCGCCGCCCGACCAGCTCGCCACGCGGTCGTTCGCAAAAATCACGATGAAATCGCGCTGCTGGACGATCGACGTCGAGCCGCGCTTGAAATAGAACAGGTAGTCCCAGCGGTCCGCGTGGAACATATCTGTGAGCAACGGCGTGCCGAGCAACTGACGCACTTGCGCGCGCGACATGCCGACCTGCATTTGCGCGGCGGCTTCTTTCGACACGAAATTGCCTTGCACGACAGTAATGCGGTACGGCGTAATGCTCTGCGCGATTTTCTGCGTCACGCTATCGTATGTGGAACACCCGGCAACCAGCGCTACGGCCGCCGCGGCCAGCAAGGTACTCCGCATGCGGCTCCCCCGGTAGAACAATACAGATTTTGGAATCATTTCCCTCACCGTGCGGGCTCTGTCTGCCATGAAAATCAGAGCCATGTATCAGAGCGATGTATCAACGCCATGCATCAAAGCCATGAAGCGGAGCGGCTACGAGCCACGTAGGTTTGCAAGTTTCCGTCGAAGATGACCTGAACGGCAAATCCAATTACTATTGAACCCTGCATTGTACTCTAGGGATCCCTTGCCATGACCAATCCAACCGATCTCAAGAATATCGGGCTCAAGGCGACCCTACCGCGCCTCAAGATTCTCGAGATCTTCCAGCACAGCCCTGTGCGTCACCTCACGGCTGAAGACGTGTACCGCAACCTGCTGCACGAAGAACTAGATATCGGCCTCGCGACGGTCTATCGCGTTCTCACACAGTTCGAGCAGGCCGGGTTGCTCACGCGCAGCAATTTCGAATCGGGCAAAGCGGTTTTTGAGCTGAACGAAGGGACGCACCACGACCATCTCGTCTGCATCGATTGCGGTCTCGTCGAGGAATTCTTCGACCCCGAAATCGAGAACCGCCAGCAGGCCATCGCGAAGCAGCGCGGTTTCCGGCTGCAGGAACATGCGCTCGCGCTCTATGGTGCGTGCACGAAAGAAAATTGCCCGCATCGCAAGCATTGACGAGGGAGTCGTCGCCGCTCACTCGCGCGGAAAAGCGAGTCGGCGCGCCGCCAGAGACATCACAACAAAAAGACCCGTTCCGAGTTGAATCGAACGGGTCTTTTTTCGTCGGGACGATCGCGGTTCGCCTCGCTACAGCACGAGGCGCCACGGTTCGGGCAATGTCTGTTCATCGCAATTCGGCCCATCGCCGCCGCGGTCGATCACGATAAAGTCGCTGACGCGATCGAGCGCGAGCAGCGGATGATGCCAGACACCTCTCGCATAATTGACGCCTTGCCAACCGTGCGTCATGAACGCCCGCAAACGCAACGGGTCCAGGTCGCCCGCCGGCGCCACCACGACCGCATAACGTACGTCGCCAACCGGCAGGAATGCCTGGCTGCCCAGCGGATGCCGCTCCATCATCGATATCTCGATCGGCAATGCGTGCGGCTGTCCGCGAAACACGTTGATCAGCGGCCGGCCATGCTCCGCGCCGACGTCGACGCGCGCGAGGTCGTGATAACGCTCGGTCGTGCCGCCATTGATCGGATAATGCCGCGCGCCGTCGAGTTCGATCACGTCGCCGAACGGCGCAAAGGCTTCGCGCGTCAAACGCTCGATTCGCAGTGTGTTCATGATCCGCTCCATAGATGCGAAAAAGGCTGCTCCGCAGAGCAGCCTTTCGAAGCAAACAGCGCCGTGGCGCGACTTACTTCGCGTTAGCGAACGCCACCGCCGTATCGAGCATGCGGTTCGAGAAGCCCCACTCGTTGTCGTACCAGCTCGACACCTTCACGAGACGGCCCGACACCTTCGTCAGCGTCGCATCGAACGTCGACGACGCCGGGTTGTGGTTGAAGTCGATCGATACG
The nucleotide sequence above comes from Paraburkholderia sp. SOS3. Encoded proteins:
- the dapB gene encoding 4-hydroxy-tetrahydrodipicolinate reductase, encoding MNIAIAGASGRMGRMLIETVLNESDMTLSGALDRTGTPQLGQDAGTFLGKQTGVVLSDDIDGVLAKSDFLIDFTRPEGTIAHVDAATRHNVKLVIGTTGFDEPQKAQLRAAAEKTGIVFSSNMSVGVNVTLKLLEFAARHFAQGYDIEIIEAHHRHKVDAPSGTALMMGETIADALGRTLDDCAVYGRHGVTGERDPSTIGFSAIRGGDIVGDHTVLFAGTGERIEITHKSASRLSYAQGALRAVRFLAGRERGLYDMQDVLGLR
- a CDS encoding MotA/TolQ/ExbB proton channel family protein, with amino-acid sequence MASPGILHYLQTSDAITHGVAYVLAAMSIASWCFLLVKGWMLGRAKRQAPRAIAIFWQTSTLSEGVAALRRTDSERIFTPLAEAALRASEIETPGAMLARVERSERVLRALREALSRSQRRLEFGQVLLASVGSTAPFVGLLGTVWGIYHALGSIAESGQAMIENVAGPVGEALIMTAFGLVVAIPAVLAYNVLGRLVRQLSEELDGFAHDLHTYVCAPAERPRDAAEHATRRSTAAHR
- the bamE gene encoding outer membrane protein assembly factor BamE, producing MRSTLLAAAAVALVAGCSTYDSVTQKIAQSITPYRITVVQGNFVSKEAAAQMQVGMSRAQVRQLLGTPLLTDMFHADRWDYLFYFKRGSTSIVQQRDFIVIFANDRVASWSGGEDLPSNLELLADIDGDKSGKKKRVTAVAASAASAPAAAASVAASAAGVAAASQPPATPSPDTVLSPTAEAAQAGSLPAEDPNAQAAQAANRLTNAVPAPAPGTTPSVRAGTPQSNGGVPQGATAPGQPQFHFQRPPPPQIQGVPQDNPVGPTGPQSSNPQTPAQPQSQPAS
- a CDS encoding ureidoglycolate lyase translates to MNTLRIERLTREAFAPFGDVIELDGARHYPINGGTTERYHDLARVDVGAEHGRPLINVFRGQPHALPIEISMMERHPLGSQAFLPVGDVRYAVVVAPAGDLDPLRLRAFMTHGWQGVNYARGVWHHPLLALDRVSDFIVIDRGGDGPNCDEQTLPEPWRLVL
- the fur gene encoding ferric iron uptake transcriptional regulator produces the protein MTNPTDLKNIGLKATLPRLKILEIFQHSPVRHLTAEDVYRNLLHEELDIGLATVYRVLTQFEQAGLLTRSNFESGKAVFELNEGTHHDHLVCIDCGLVEEFFDPEIENRQQAIAKQRGFRLQEHALALYGACTKENCPHRKH
- a CDS encoding ExbD/TolR family protein produces the protein MAFGGLDKHKTAAPMADINMTPLIDVMLVLLVIFIITAPLFTHAIRLDLPRVSASEARETPQTVTLSIDAAGKIYWDDKPVTLDQMRERFNEAGKQKDQPEIHLRAARTTQYEVIAQVMGAAQQAGLERIGFVTEPPAAAKDRRSADNPAADHP